Proteins encoded by one window of Bacillus sp. DTU_2020_1000418_1_SI_GHA_SEK_038:
- a CDS encoding IS110 family transposase, with product MDFKQNQKINQVTEKTLVVGIDIAKRTHFACFVDDRGRVLQKSFSVSQSGDGFELFYQRILAAMRENGKTEVIIGIEPTGHYWLNIAYFLEERGIPLVMVNPMHVRRSKELDDNLPTKHDRKDALVIARLLKDGRFSYPRILKGMEAELRVGSTLRSKLTEELGSVKNMIIRWLDRYFPEFTQVFPSFGKMAMAVLECTPFPSDLHQKQPEEILALYRKVDGLKSPQRPKATRIIEVAERSIGVTEGHKMARIEIATLVRRYHQLEKDIESISQHLVNLVKTTVEYEWLSTVPGLGDTTIVDLLAEIGSFSHYEDPRQLIKLAGLTLRENSSGLHKGQKRISKRGRRKLRALLFRVMMPMILHNEAFKKLHEYYTNRKVNPLRKKQSIVVLCGKLLKVLHGISTKHKAFDEQRMMRDIPSLVEAA from the coding sequence ATGGATTTTAAACAAAATCAGAAAATAAATCAAGTCACCGAAAAAACACTAGTTGTGGGAATCGACATTGCCAAGCGGACACACTTCGCTTGTTTTGTAGATGACCGTGGACGAGTGCTCCAAAAATCATTCTCTGTTTCTCAATCTGGAGATGGATTCGAGCTTTTCTATCAACGTATTCTCGCTGCAATGAGAGAAAACGGAAAAACAGAAGTCATTATCGGGATTGAACCGACTGGCCATTATTGGCTCAATATCGCCTATTTCCTTGAGGAACGGGGCATCCCCCTAGTCATGGTTAATCCTATGCATGTTAGACGGTCGAAAGAGTTGGATGATAATTTGCCAACGAAGCATGACCGCAAAGATGCACTTGTGATTGCTCGTCTTTTAAAAGACGGACGGTTCAGCTATCCCCGTATCTTGAAAGGTATGGAAGCTGAACTTCGCGTCGGGTCAACGTTAAGAAGCAAATTGACAGAAGAACTAGGGTCTGTAAAAAACATGATCATTCGCTGGTTAGATCGCTATTTTCCTGAATTCACTCAGGTTTTCCCATCATTCGGAAAAATGGCTATGGCCGTACTTGAATGTACTCCATTTCCAAGTGATCTTCACCAGAAACAGCCTGAAGAAATTTTAGCGCTTTATCGGAAGGTCGATGGGTTAAAATCCCCTCAAAGACCGAAAGCAACGAGAATCATTGAAGTCGCCGAGAGGTCTATTGGTGTAACTGAAGGACATAAGATGGCCCGTATTGAAATAGCCACACTTGTCCGCCGTTACCATCAGCTCGAAAAAGATATCGAAAGCATTTCTCAACACTTAGTTAATCTTGTAAAAACGACTGTAGAATATGAATGGTTATCAACGGTTCCAGGGCTTGGAGATACAACAATTGTCGATTTATTAGCTGAAATCGGAAGCTTTTCTCACTACGAAGATCCACGCCAACTAATCAAACTCGCGGGATTAACGTTACGTGAAAACTCCTCTGGCTTGCACAAAGGACAAAAGCGCATCTCCAAACGAGGCAGAAGAAAACTACGTGCCCTCCTGTTCCGAGTGATGATGCCGATGATTCTCCACAACGAAGCCTTTAAAAAGTTACACGAGTATTATACAAACCGTAAGGTTAATCCCTTACGCAAGAAGCAATCCATCGTAGTTCTATGCGGTAAGCTATTAAAAGTACTACATGGGATAAGCACTAAGCACAAAGCGTTTGACGAACAGCGAATGATGAGGGATATTCCTAGTCTCGTAGAGGCTGCGTAA
- a CDS encoding DUF3934 domain-containing protein, translating into MSKAKGKGGTGRGTDKKGWNRWQASANKKRSAKPYISKGTKKTDVENDPTSKS; encoded by the coding sequence ATGAGTAAAGCTAAAGGAAAAGGTGGAACAGGGAGAGGAACAGACAAGAAGGGATGGAATCGTTGGCAAGCTAGTGCAAACAAAAAAAGGAGTGCAAAACCTTATATAAGTAAAGGTACAAAAAAAACGGATGTTGAAAATGACCCCACGAGCAAAAGTTAA
- a CDS encoding YciI family protein, with protein MLFMMIVKASKNSEAGKLPSSELIEAMTKYNEELVKAGVRVAAKGLHPSSNGIRISYPKPGEKPVVTNGPFTESKELIAGFILIDVKSREEAIEWAMRMPDPQGHGEGQIELRQVFEAP; from the coding sequence ATGCTGTTTATGATGATTGTCAAAGCCTCGAAGAATTCAGAAGCCGGAAAGCTTCCGAGTTCTGAGCTCATTGAAGCCATGACGAAGTACAATGAGGAATTAGTTAAGGCAGGCGTGCGAGTTGCAGCTAAAGGACTTCATCCAAGTTCAAATGGGATTCGCATTTCGTATCCGAAACCAGGGGAAAAGCCGGTTGTTACGAATGGCCCATTTACGGAATCGAAAGAATTGATTGCCGGATTCATTCTGATTGATGTGAAGTCGAGGGAAGAAGCCATCGAGTGGGCCATGCGGATGCCGGACCCGCAAGGACATGGGGAAGGTCAAATTGAATTACGTCAAGTATTTGAGGCACCGTAG
- a CDS encoding DNA alkylation repair protein codes for MNENKGTEIKRFSKAENILPQINSKTKLGDLRKIAKDIKKDHELAMELWSTEEFLPRLLAILIMDKKLLSQDVLNKLDKDMQTHTFDERNNLMDWLMANQLTKDKKKIALMESWENSPSALQRRAFWYYQARLRWTGQTPPDNTSDLLSALEANITQEEPEVQWAMNFTAGWIGVYDEKNRARCIKLGEKTGLYKDEIVAKGCTPSYLPEFITIEVNKRHNN; via the coding sequence ATGAATGAAAATAAAGGTACAGAAATAAAACGCTTTTCAAAAGCAGAAAACATTCTACCTCAGATCAATAGTAAAACTAAGCTAGGCGACTTACGAAAAATCGCGAAGGACATTAAAAAAGATCACGAACTAGCTATGGAACTTTGGTCAACCGAAGAGTTTTTGCCCAGACTATTGGCAATCTTAATTATGGATAAAAAACTTCTTTCACAAGATGTGCTAAATAAGCTTGATAAGGATATGCAGACTCACACTTTTGATGAGCGAAATAACTTAATGGATTGGTTAATGGCTAATCAGCTCACCAAAGACAAGAAGAAAATTGCATTGATGGAGTCATGGGAAAATAGCCCTTCTGCTCTTCAAAGGCGAGCTTTCTGGTATTATCAAGCGCGATTGAGATGGACTGGACAAACACCGCCTGATAACACATCAGACTTACTATCTGCATTAGAAGCAAATATTACGCAGGAAGAACCGGAAGTTCAATGGGCTATGAATTTCACCGCCGGCTGGATAGGCGTTTATGATGAAAAGAATCGTGCACGTTGTATTAAACTTGGTGAGAAAACGGGTCTTTACAAAGATGAAATAGTAGCAAAAGGATGTACGCCCAGCTATTTACCGGAGTTCATTACGATTGAAGTTAACAAACGGCATAATAATTAG
- a CDS encoding DUF5667 domain-containing protein: MKIKKSLISGAAASALILSSLGTSAAYANEDAVEPTTPDTEEVVEVDVNDEAAAVEENLADEEATAEDEASEEVTTDEEDATEEEVTEENSATEEADDTETTEETVQEQEEAPALVPGDFFYFVKIMMEKIRLAVTFDDYKEARLLADFAAERIAEANALLAEGKTEEATALLEEAINIQKEATDSLAKSEEIAVEDTVATEEAADETEVTEDQAAEDTETTTETTETTETTETETSEGEEAAAEDEAIEDEVEAKLAQNIDALAAALSHVKNPTAQLALMKNIQKSFAKLDKKLAKLEAKAAKFAVETTDDDKIVEEEAAVDTETAATEETPVEEATKETVVEEVVTEETVVEEVTEETAVEETVTDEQAETEVAEEPKETTVVAPGLAKKEEAKAKAAEKRAEGQAKGVAKKQEAQVKKVDKQQKENEKKQNAQNKGAENKKDNGKGNE; encoded by the coding sequence ATGAAAATTAAAAAATCACTAATAAGCGGTGCAGCAGCATCAGCACTTATTCTTTCTTCTTTAGGAACAAGCGCTGCATATGCAAATGAGGATGCAGTTGAACCAACCACACCGGATACGGAAGAAGTAGTAGAAGTTGATGTAAACGATGAAGCGGCAGCGGTAGAAGAAAATTTAGCTGATGAAGAAGCTACTGCAGAAGATGAAGCTTCGGAAGAAGTGACTACGGATGAGGAAGATGCAACAGAGGAAGAGGTAACTGAAGAAAATTCTGCTACTGAAGAAGCAGATGACACAGAAACAACAGAAGAAACGGTTCAAGAGCAAGAAGAGGCACCAGCTTTGGTTCCTGGAGATTTCTTCTACTTTGTGAAAATTATGATGGAAAAAATAAGACTTGCTGTTACATTTGATGATTACAAGGAAGCTCGTCTTTTAGCTGATTTTGCTGCTGAGCGTATTGCTGAAGCAAATGCATTGCTTGCAGAGGGAAAAACTGAAGAGGCAACAGCACTTTTAGAAGAGGCAATAAATATTCAAAAGGAAGCTACTGATAGTTTAGCAAAATCAGAAGAAATTGCTGTTGAAGATACAGTAGCGACAGAGGAAGCTGCTGATGAAACTGAAGTGACTGAAGATCAGGCAGCTGAAGACACTGAAACGACAACAGAAACAACAGAAACAACAGAAACAACAGAAACAGAAACATCGGAAGGCGAAGAAGCTGCAGCAGAAGATGAAGCGATAGAAGATGAAGTAGAAGCGAAACTTGCTCAAAACATTGATGCATTAGCTGCAGCATTATCACATGTTAAAAACCCTACAGCTCAATTAGCATTAATGAAAAATATTCAAAAGTCTTTTGCGAAATTAGACAAGAAGCTTGCAAAGCTTGAAGCAAAAGCAGCAAAATTCGCAGTTGAAACTACTGATGATGATAAAATTGTTGAGGAAGAAGCAGCAGTAGATACTGAAACTGCGGCAACAGAAGAAACCCCAGTAGAAGAAGCAACAAAGGAAACAGTAGTTGAGGAAGTCGTAACTGAAGAAACAGTAGTAGAAGAAGTAACAGAGGAAACAGCGGTAGAAGAAACAGTAACAGACGAACAAGCTGAGACTGAAGTTGCAGAAGAACCTAAAGAAACTACTGTTGTTGCTCCAGGATTAGCTAAGAAAGAAGAAGCAAAGGCTAAGGCTGCAGAAAAGCGTGCTGAAGGTCAGGCAAAAGGTGTTGCTAAAAAGCAAGAAGCTCAAGTAAAGAAAGTTGATAAACAACAAAAAGAAAATGAAAAGAAACAAAACGCCCAAAATAAAGGCGCTGAAAATAAGAAAGACAATGGTAAAGGGAACGAATAA
- a CDS encoding HAD family hydrolase: protein MNVRAIFIDMDGTLLKASNSISSRNKEAIYKLVNQGVKVFLATGRHYDITVPYHKEIGLQTPIICLNGAAIHDAETGSIIRMKTVRLNEERFHNLTAERPCNVIIHTANGIYYKETNREIDYWAKVGQIPPVYIGDLRQAKYQDVLKYSVRTGGPCPELSSLFKKEAEVIDWNDGFELVAPNVSKWFAIKSLLTEFRMSPSEVVAIGDGPNDIEMLRHAGTGVAMGNASEKVKSSANFVTGHHENDGLAEFIERNLLKSSKSYAI from the coding sequence ATGAATGTGCGTGCAATATTTATTGATATGGATGGTACACTATTAAAAGCCTCAAACTCCATTTCCAGCCGAAATAAAGAAGCTATTTATAAGCTTGTTAATCAGGGAGTTAAGGTTTTTCTAGCTACTGGTCGGCACTATGACATAACTGTTCCCTACCATAAAGAAATTGGATTACAAACGCCGATAATCTGTTTGAATGGTGCTGCTATTCATGATGCAGAGACAGGAAGCATTATACGTATGAAAACCGTCCGATTAAACGAAGAACGATTTCACAATCTGACTGCTGAACGTCCTTGTAATGTTATTATCCATACAGCAAATGGGATTTATTATAAGGAAACAAATAGAGAAATCGATTATTGGGCAAAAGTTGGACAAATTCCACCGGTGTATATTGGAGATTTAAGACAAGCAAAGTATCAAGATGTTCTTAAATACAGTGTTCGAACAGGTGGACCATGTCCTGAATTATCCTCTTTGTTTAAAAAGGAAGCAGAAGTCATCGATTGGAATGACGGGTTTGAGCTGGTTGCTCCAAATGTGTCCAAATGGTTTGCCATTAAAAGCTTACTTACCGAATTTCGAATGAGTCCAAGTGAAGTTGTAGCCATTGGAGACGGACCGAATGATATAGAGATGCTTCGTCATGCTGGTACTGGTGTGGCCATGGGAAACGCCAGCGAAAAGGTTAAATCATCAGCTAACTTTGTTACTGGACACCACGAAAATGATGGATTAGCTGAGTTTATCGAACGTAATCTTCTTAAATCATCTAAATCCTATGCGATTTAG
- a CDS encoding tyrosine-type recombinase/integrase: MYPNIEVETTKNKLSTVLSEYYFQRVELDEVHPDLEDKIQLFISAKKLEGLSSITLDNYLMELSMFADIVKKKAEDITTADVRMYLSQDGTLKMSTIRKKLSVIKSFFSWLASEEYIKRDPTTKLIAPKEEYRLPKSLSIQELEMLRESCDTVRQRAFLEILYATGCRLSEVHGLDKADINLQNMSTLVIGKGDKQREVYFSIRAMYHLDKYLKGRNDNCEALMITERKPYRRLSKRGIQREIGIIAQKAGLQDKVSPHVLRHTFATLTLNNGAE; this comes from the coding sequence TTGTATCCTAATATTGAAGTGGAAACTACAAAGAATAAATTATCTACTGTTCTATCAGAGTATTATTTTCAAAGAGTTGAGTTAGATGAGGTACATCCTGACCTTGAGGATAAAATACAATTGTTCATCTCGGCAAAAAAACTAGAAGGTTTAAGTTCTATTACTCTAGACAACTACCTCATGGAATTAAGTATGTTTGCTGATATCGTAAAAAAGAAGGCAGAGGACATAACTACAGCAGATGTTCGAATGTATTTAAGTCAAGATGGGACCTTAAAAATGAGCACAATTAGAAAGAAATTATCTGTAATAAAGAGTTTTTTTAGTTGGTTAGCTTCAGAAGAATATATTAAACGTGATCCAACGACCAAATTAATAGCTCCAAAAGAGGAATACCGTCTTCCTAAATCATTATCAATTCAAGAACTAGAAATGCTAAGAGAATCCTGCGATACAGTCAGGCAGCGTGCTTTTCTAGAAATTTTATATGCGACGGGTTGTAGATTGTCTGAAGTTCATGGATTAGATAAAGCTGATATCAATCTACAAAATATGAGCACATTAGTTATTGGTAAAGGTGATAAACAAAGGGAAGTCTATTTTTCGATTAGAGCAATGTATCATTTAGATAAATATTTAAAAGGAAGAAATGACAACTGTGAAGCTTTGATGATTACGGAGAGAAAACCTTACAGAAGGTTATCAAAACGAGGAATACAAAGAGAAATAGGTATAATCGCTCAAAAAGCAGGTTTACAAGACAAAGTAAGTCCCCATGTTTTAAGACACACTTTTGCTACTTTAACATTAAATAATGGTGCTGAATAG
- a CDS encoding VOC family protein, which translates to MKPKINIITLAVNDLEKSIAFYKDGLGLPTGGLVEGADHIIFEMEGDLSLVLYLRSELREFNQSNSVEESSKVILSHAAESKEEVDSILKNATEFGATLLPNQPKEYDWGYSGYFKDLDGHIWEIVYFNLS; encoded by the coding sequence ATGAAACCGAAAATAAATATTATTACACTTGCTGTTAATGATTTGGAAAAGTCGATAGCGTTTTATAAAGATGGATTAGGTTTACCAACTGGAGGGTTAGTTGAAGGTGCAGATCATATTATATTTGAAATGGAAGGCGATCTATCATTAGTTCTATATCTTCGTTCGGAACTTAGGGAGTTTAATCAATCAAATTCAGTCGAAGAGTCTTCCAAGGTGATTCTGAGCCATGCTGCTGAAAGTAAAGAAGAGGTTGATTCGATTTTAAAAAATGCAACAGAATTTGGTGCAACACTTCTACCTAATCAGCCAAAGGAATATGATTGGGGATATTCAGGATACTTTAAAGATCTTGATGGACATATATGGGAAATCGTCTATTTTAATTTGAGTTAA
- a CDS encoding helix-turn-helix transcriptional regulator, with protein sequence MNNRLEEIRNQRGIIQEELAKALEVSRQTIGSLENGRYNPSILLAFKIARFFGMTIEEIFIYEEDDKV encoded by the coding sequence ATGAACAACCGTTTAGAAGAAATCCGCAATCAACGCGGAATTATACAAGAAGAATTAGCAAAGGCTCTTGAAGTATCAAGGCAAACTATCGGTTCGCTGGAAAACGGACGTTATAACCCATCAATTCTTTTAGCATTTAAGATTGCACGTTTTTTCGGTATGACTATTGAAGAAATCTTTATTTATGAGGAGGACGATAAGGTATGA
- a CDS encoding DUF1292 domain-containing protein has translation MENVEVGEIFTNDQGEEIEVLAVVNMEGTDYVALGFVEDLQEEIEEDIDIFFLKVNQDGNFIAIESNEEFDRVSSAFDEIMQED, from the coding sequence ATGGAAAACGTTGAAGTAGGTGAAATATTTACAAATGACCAGGGCGAGGAAATTGAAGTGCTGGCGGTGGTAAATATGGAAGGGACAGATTACGTTGCACTCGGATTTGTGGAGGATCTTCAAGAAGAAATCGAGGAAGACATTGATATTTTCTTTTTAAAAGTCAACCAGGATGGAAATTTCATAGCCATTGAAAGCAATGAGGAATTCGACAGAGTTTCTTCAGCCTTTGATGAAATAATGCAAGAAGACTAA
- a CDS encoding YaiI/YqxD family protein translates to MKIYVDADACPVKDIIISEGTNAEIPVILVTSFSHFSNAEQPSGVETIYVDSGADAADYRIMKLAEKGDLIVTQDYGLASLGLAKGCAVLHHNGSSYTNENIDQLLQTRYLSAMARKSGKRTKGPKPFTAEDREKFKRLFKRAISI, encoded by the coding sequence ATGAAAATTTATGTTGATGCAGATGCTTGTCCGGTGAAAGATATCATTATCTCTGAAGGTACGAATGCTGAAATTCCCGTTATCCTTGTTACAAGCTTTTCTCATTTTTCTAATGCGGAACAACCATCAGGAGTGGAAACCATCTATGTTGATTCTGGAGCAGATGCTGCTGATTATCGGATTATGAAGTTAGCAGAAAAAGGAGATCTAATCGTTACGCAAGATTATGGTCTTGCTTCACTAGGTTTAGCAAAGGGGTGTGCTGTACTTCACCATAATGGGTCTAGTTATACAAATGAAAACATTGACCAATTATTACAAACACGTTATTTAAGTGCAATGGCTCGAAAAAGTGGTAAGCGTACAAAGGGGCCAAAACCATTTACAGCAGAAGATAGGGAGAAGTTTAAGAGGCTTTTTAAAAGAGCGATTTCAATTTAA
- a CDS encoding VOC family protein produces the protein MIKGLYEAHLPVKNLEVSIEFYRKLGLKFAWRDEDTAFFWIEEGKSWLGLWEGNEYQTPYHPSLRHIAFRVTYQNLKESLKWLESIQVEPVPFGSRISIDPFVRPNQGNASVYFDDPDGNSLELVCYVDVPNELKHITEKFSFEDWENLVNSKLK, from the coding sequence ATGATAAAGGGGCTTTATGAAGCACATTTACCTGTGAAAAATTTAGAAGTTTCGATTGAATTTTACAGAAAATTAGGTTTAAAATTTGCTTGGCGTGATGAAGATACTGCATTCTTTTGGATAGAAGAAGGGAAAAGTTGGTTGGGATTGTGGGAAGGAAATGAATACCAAACTCCATATCATCCTTCTTTAAGGCATATTGCTTTTCGTGTCACATATCAGAATTTAAAAGAATCATTAAAATGGCTTGAATCCATACAAGTTGAACCTGTTCCATTTGGAAGTAGAATTTCAATTGATCCTTTTGTAAGACCAAATCAAGGAAATGCTTCGGTTTACTTTGATGACCCAGATGGAAATAGTTTAGAATTGGTGTGTTATGTTGACGTTCCCAATGAATTAAAACATATCACAGAAAAGTTTTCATTTGAGGATTGGGAGAATTTAGTTAATAGTAAATTAAAATAA
- a CDS encoding tyrosine-type recombinase/integrase, with translation MTNYSGEVIPLILDFCKWLVEQNKSANTVKTYGRELERFQEWLQKNDSDLNHLRKSDIKYYITHLEQQQKSLATIDKIVGVIRTFAKYLQQPELTFGIELKPVVRNEEFETLSDAQYQVLIEKVYRNSDLRDRAIVYILLHTGIRVSELCNLNWEHVNFEKNEITIEKEEERRAIPLSKDAREHLNEYFRVHPLKQQAIFISKTGNRLTERTIQYMLKNYDVTPNQLRHTFCQRLVDSNVDLEVVSKLAGIKDLNLIKRYVKSPEVNRGLEEVINNAFINNTLG, from the coding sequence TTGACAAATTATTCTGGAGAGGTTATTCCGCTGATTCTTGATTTTTGTAAATGGCTAGTCGAGCAAAATAAATCCGCTAATACAGTTAAAACATACGGCCGAGAACTTGAAAGGTTTCAAGAATGGCTTCAAAAGAACGATTCTGATTTAAACCATTTGCGTAAGAGTGATATTAAATATTATATTACTCACTTAGAACAGCAGCAAAAAAGCCTAGCAACAATTGATAAAATAGTTGGTGTCATACGTACTTTTGCGAAGTACCTGCAGCAACCTGAACTTACTTTTGGTATTGAACTAAAACCTGTAGTAAGAAATGAAGAATTTGAAACATTATCTGATGCACAGTATCAAGTTTTGATAGAAAAGGTATATCGTAATAGTGATCTGCGAGATCGGGCTATCGTCTATATCCTGTTGCACACTGGAATTCGTGTTTCAGAATTATGTAATTTAAACTGGGAGCATGTCAACTTTGAAAAAAATGAGATAACTATTGAAAAAGAAGAAGAAAGACGTGCCATTCCTCTATCTAAGGATGCAAGAGAGCATTTAAATGAGTATTTTAGGGTCCATCCATTAAAGCAACAGGCGATTTTCATCTCGAAAACAGGTAACCGATTAACAGAAAGAACCATCCAATACATGCTTAAAAATTATGATGTAACCCCAAATCAATTAAGACATACTTTCTGCCAACGGCTCGTTGATTCTAATGTCGATCTTGAAGTTGTTTCAAAACTTGCTGGCATTAAGGATTTAAATCTTATCAAAAGATATGTTAAAAGCCCCGAGGTAAACAGAGGATTAGAGGAAGTCATTAATAATGCTTTTATTAATAACACGCTAGGATAG
- a CDS encoding DUF4180 domain-containing protein, with the protein MNITKTEKNGHIIAIARADSLFLSDEQSALDFIMTLSSETGSNRIALNKDGFSEEFFNLSTKLAGGILQKFIIYNIKFAILGDFSSYTSKPLKDFIYECNKGNKIFFVSSEQDAIDKLSNAI; encoded by the coding sequence TTGAATATAACAAAGACAGAAAAGAATGGACATATCATTGCAATTGCTCGTGCAGATTCATTGTTTTTATCTGATGAACAAAGTGCATTGGATTTTATAATGACTCTTAGCAGCGAAACAGGCAGTAACCGAATTGCACTAAACAAGGATGGATTTTCTGAAGAATTCTTTAATCTCAGTACAAAACTTGCAGGCGGTATCCTTCAAAAATTCATTATCTACAATATTAAGTTTGCAATCTTAGGGGATTTTTCTTCTTATACTAGTAAACCACTTAAAGATTTCATTTATGAATGTAATAAGGGTAACAAAATATTTTTTGTTTCATCAGAACAAGATGCAATAGATAAATTATCTAATGCAATATAA